The Sylvia atricapilla isolate bSylAtr1 chromosome 5, bSylAtr1.pri, whole genome shotgun sequence genome includes a window with the following:
- the ATP5F1C gene encoding ATP synthase subunit gamma, mitochondrial isoform X2, with translation MFARGAAVALLQPQWGQVRNMATLKDITRRLKSIKNIQKITKSMKMVSAAKYARAERELKPARVYGTGALSLYEKAEIKAPEDKKKHLLIGVSSDRGLCGAIHTSIAKTLKNEITNLSNAGKEVMVVGVGDKIRGLLQRTHGNYFLVTFKEVGRRPPSFGDASVIALELLNSGFEFDEGSVIYNRFRSVISYKTDEKPIFSFETVAGSESLSIYDDIDADVLRNYQEFTLANILYYSLKESTTSEQSARMTAMDNASKNASEMIDKLTLTFNRTRQAVITKELIEIISGAAAL, from the exons TCACCAGGCGTTTGAAGTCCATCAAGAACATCCAGAAGATCACCAAGTCCATGAAGATGGTTTCTGCAGCCAAATACGCCAGAGCTGAGAGGGAGCTGAAGCCTGCCAGGGTCTATGGAACAGGAGCTCTGT ctctttatgagaaagcagaaataaaggcACCTGAGGACAAGAAGAAGCACCTCCTTATTGGTGTGTCCTCTGACCGAGGCCTGTGTGGTGCTATCCATACATCCATTGCTAAAACCTTGAAGAATGAGATTACCAACCTCTCAAATGCAGGGAAAGAGGTTATGGTGGTTGGAGTAGGTGACAAGATCAGAGGCCTGCTTCAAAG GACGCATGGCAACTATTTCCTGGTGACATTCAAAGAGGTGGGACGGAGACCTCCGAGCTTTGGAGATGCCTCAGTCATTGCTTTAGAGCTGTTAAATTCTGGGTTTGAATTTGATGAAGGCTCTGTCATCTACAATCGGTTCAG GTCTGTCATCTCTTACAAGACCGATGAAAAACCAATCTTCTCCTTTGAAACTGTGGCTGGTTCTG AAAGTCTAAGTATCTATGATGATATTGATGCTGATGTGCTGAGAAACTACCAGGAGTTCACACTAGCAAACATTCTGTACTACTCCCTGAAAGAATCCACCACCAGCGAGCAGAGTGCCAGGATGACTGCCATGGACAATGCCAGCAAGAATGCTT CCGAGATGATTGACAAGCTGACCTTGACGTTCAACCGCACCCGTCAAGCCGTCATCACCAAGGAGCTGATTGAAATCatctctggtgctgctgccct GTGA
- the ATP5F1C gene encoding ATP synthase subunit gamma, mitochondrial isoform X3: MFARGAAVALLQPQWGQVRNMATLKDITRRLKSIKNIQKITKSMKMVSAAKYARAERELKPARVYGTGALSLYEKAEIKAPEDKKKHLLIGVSSDRGLCGAIHTSIAKTLKNEITNLSNAGKEVMVVGVGDKIRGLLQRTHGNYFLVTFKEVGRRPPSFGDASVIALELLNSGFEFDEGSVIYNRFRSVISYKTDEKPIFSFETVAGSESLSIYDDIDADVLRNYQEFTLANILYYSLKESTTSEQSARMTAMDNASKNASEMIDKLTLTFNRTRQAVITKELIEIISGAAAL, from the exons TCACCAGGCGTTTGAAGTCCATCAAGAACATCCAGAAGATCACCAAGTCCATGAAGATGGTTTCTGCAGCCAAATACGCCAGAGCTGAGAGGGAGCTGAAGCCTGCCAGGGTCTATGGAACAGGAGCTCTGT ctctttatgagaaagcagaaataaaggcACCTGAGGACAAGAAGAAGCACCTCCTTATTGGTGTGTCCTCTGACCGAGGCCTGTGTGGTGCTATCCATACATCCATTGCTAAAACCTTGAAGAATGAGATTACCAACCTCTCAAATGCAGGGAAAGAGGTTATGGTGGTTGGAGTAGGTGACAAGATCAGAGGCCTGCTTCAAAG GACGCATGGCAACTATTTCCTGGTGACATTCAAAGAGGTGGGACGGAGACCTCCGAGCTTTGGAGATGCCTCAGTCATTGCTTTAGAGCTGTTAAATTCTGGGTTTGAATTTGATGAAGGCTCTGTCATCTACAATCGGTTCAG GTCTGTCATCTCTTACAAGACCGATGAAAAACCAATCTTCTCCTTTGAAACTGTGGCTGGTTCTG AAAGTCTAAGTATCTATGATGATATTGATGCTGATGTGCTGAGAAACTACCAGGAGTTCACACTAGCAAACATTCTGTACTACTCCCTGAAAGAATCCACCACCAGCGAGCAGAGTGCCAGGATGACTGCCATGGACAATGCCAGCAAGAATGCTT CCGAGATGATTGACAAGCTGACCTTGACGTTCAACCGCACCCGTCAAGCCGTCATCACCAAGGAGCTGATTGAAATCatctctggtgctgctgccctgtga
- the ATP5F1C gene encoding ATP synthase subunit gamma, mitochondrial isoform X1 produces the protein MFARGAAVALLQPQWGQVRNMATLKDITRRLKSIKNIQKITKSMKMVSAAKYARAERELKPARVYGTGALSLYEKAEIKAPEDKKKHLLIGVSSDRGLCGAIHTSIAKTLKNEITNLSNAGKEVMVVGVGDKIRGLLQRTHGNYFLVTFKEVGRRPPSFGDASVIALELLNSGFEFDEGSVIYNRFRSVISYKTDEKPIFSFETVAGSESLSIYDDIDADVLRNYQEFTLANILYYSLKESTTSEQSARMTAMDNASKNASEMIDKLTLTFNRTRQAVITKELIEIISGAAALD, from the exons TCACCAGGCGTTTGAAGTCCATCAAGAACATCCAGAAGATCACCAAGTCCATGAAGATGGTTTCTGCAGCCAAATACGCCAGAGCTGAGAGGGAGCTGAAGCCTGCCAGGGTCTATGGAACAGGAGCTCTGT ctctttatgagaaagcagaaataaaggcACCTGAGGACAAGAAGAAGCACCTCCTTATTGGTGTGTCCTCTGACCGAGGCCTGTGTGGTGCTATCCATACATCCATTGCTAAAACCTTGAAGAATGAGATTACCAACCTCTCAAATGCAGGGAAAGAGGTTATGGTGGTTGGAGTAGGTGACAAGATCAGAGGCCTGCTTCAAAG GACGCATGGCAACTATTTCCTGGTGACATTCAAAGAGGTGGGACGGAGACCTCCGAGCTTTGGAGATGCCTCAGTCATTGCTTTAGAGCTGTTAAATTCTGGGTTTGAATTTGATGAAGGCTCTGTCATCTACAATCGGTTCAG GTCTGTCATCTCTTACAAGACCGATGAAAAACCAATCTTCTCCTTTGAAACTGTGGCTGGTTCTG AAAGTCTAAGTATCTATGATGATATTGATGCTGATGTGCTGAGAAACTACCAGGAGTTCACACTAGCAAACATTCTGTACTACTCCCTGAAAGAATCCACCACCAGCGAGCAGAGTGCCAGGATGACTGCCATGGACAATGCCAGCAAGAATGCTT CCGAGATGATTGACAAGCTGACCTTGACGTTCAACCGCACCCGTCAAGCCGTCATCACCAAGGAGCTGATTGAAATCatctctggtgctgctgccct GGATTAA